In Candidatus Sysuiplasma acidicola, the following proteins share a genomic window:
- a CDS encoding DNA-directed RNA polymerase subunit L: MEFKVISEKEKEIEIGAIGADDTLIYPLLTEILKNEKVVEAKYVKGHPDLDVPSLVVRVSSGDPRNALKKAAENLNGNFSDLRKKVEKNLR, translated from the coding sequence ATGGAATTCAAGGTTATTAGCGAAAAGGAGAAAGAAATCGAAATCGGTGCCATTGGTGCCGACGACACTCTCATCTATCCTCTTCTGACTGAAATACTCAAGAATGAAAAGGTTGTTGAGGCCAAATATGTCAAAGGGCATCCAGACCTTGACGTTCCTTCTCTCGTGGTAAGGGTCAGTTCAGGAGATCCGAGGAATGCCCTCAAGAAGGCAGCGGAGAATCTGAACGGAAACTTCTCAGACCTCAGAAAGAAGGTTGAGAAGAATTTGCGTTAG